The Macaca mulatta isolate MMU2019108-1 chromosome X, T2T-MMU8v2.0, whole genome shotgun sequence DNA window gagataggtactattattgtcTCCAATGTTATACATGAGGAAGCTGAGTCACAGAAAGATTGAGTAGATTGCCTAGTGTGTCTCACAGAATGGAAGGGGAAAGAACCAGAATAGAAGCTGTGGCAATTTTAAGCCGTCAAGGATGAaaggtacttttatttttttatacctGTTCTGTACCACTCCAAAGGGCAGAGCCAGGACCAATGTGTGTAAACTACTGGGAGGCAGATTTTAACTCAACAGAAGCAAAagtcaattaattaattaattttaaaactctgaatGATTAGAACTTTGAGATTTCAATGAGATATCTTATAAGGTAGTGAGCTCTCCATCACAGGATGTAAGAAGAATGAGgatagaaatgaatgaaatgggaCTTCTCTAGGAAAGAAACTATGCAAATGAGAAACCAACCCTTGACGAAAAAATAAGAAGGCATAGTGAAACTTGGTTTTAAAGACGCATGCCACACAGAAGTTGGAAAGTAAAACAGTTATAAAGAAGATATGAAGGTAAACTAATATTTGTCTAACTGCCATCTCAACACAAAATTAATTAGATGTTGGAGAAAAGCAACAGTTCTTAAAAGGGGAAATTTCACATGAATTTCTGTTCAGAAACTTACTAAACAGCCTGGctttaaaacaaaatctcagGATCCTCACAGATCAGATGGCCATCTACCCTGGAAGTGTAAAACACAGAGGGAAGGGAAGTAGTATGCTCTGTGGAGGAAAGAGCATCTGCATAAGAAAGTAGCATCCAGGCTGATGTGAGTAGGTGAGAGGCAGGCATAAGGTTAAAGATCATAAAATACCATtagataaaaaaaatacataatgcaGTGACAATTGACAATGCTAGCATGATTGTAGTCCTGCTACTCAGTATGTGGTCAATAGAATTATTGCATAGTTTAATACGGAATGCCCTCCCTGCTGCATCTATCTTTTGGGGTCCAGCAGTCCCAGAACTCAAATATTTGTCAATTTAGTGAATTAATATAAACTTCCTCAACCAGAAGCACCAAGAGGTGGCTGGTTAAGGATTGAGAGTCCCAGTAAAATCTatttattctattataaataactactgatctatatatatatgtgtgcacatgtaaatataagttatttaatatataatatattcagtgtgtatacatgcatatatatgtgtgtatacacacacggACAAATGCGTATttgatttacaaaaattaaagtaTTCATTCTTTTTAGATCTACAAACTTTACAAACTTAACTCTTTCTAGAGGTCTAGAACTGAATGATTACCAATTTAGGTCTGGgggctcaaaaaaacaaaatgtgatgtCAAGAAAAAGTGAAAGATTGTCTCCCATGAAAGTGACAAGAGATGAAAACATGCTGAAAGAGCCTAAATGGACATGATGGAGATATGGATGTGGATTAAAACTGAGAGTGTTGGGATATAAGGATATAATACTGATTTATGAAGGTGAATAGTCAAATGTCAGTGCAGAATCTGAACTGCAGGGGAAATAAGGGGCCTTGGTGGCTAAGAagtgaggaggagagaaagaggtggTACCAGGGGAAGTAGCACAGAGGAAGAGGCAATACTACCCGAGACTAGATGCGGACCGTCTCTGGCAACCAGGAAAAGGCAAATACAAAGAGAGGTGAGTGACAATGCCTGGTGTGTCTGGGGTCAGGGAACACTAGCAGGCACTAGCAGGTGGCTGCGGCAAGGCCGCGGGTCAAAGTGGTAACTGGGGATCTGAGTTCGGCAGTGACGCGCGTCCCTCACGTGACCAGGAGCCTATGTCTGCCCAAGTCCCTCTCGTCCCGGTCTTTTTTTGCCTGTCCACCATCTCCCTATTACCTTTGGTCGAGAGGGAAAGCAGAAGGAAGTAAGTTCCCTCTACCCTCTTAAATCGGTGTGAGTGTCGGCGCTGCCTAGTAACCCGGGGAATGGGGTTGACAGAATCGGGATGGCGGAGTCCAGGCCTTTCCCTACGCTCCAGCCCCGCCTCCCGCGCCCATATTTCTGTGCAAAATATGGTGGTCTTGGGGGCGGGGTGGGAAGGCGAGTGCTTCCCCCGTCCCTCGGGAGGGAGGTACAGACACTTGGAAATAGTTTCTAAGAATGCTTCGCTTCCACTTCCCATCTGAAAAGAAATGGCAAGCTTTGCGGGGTGGGGAGGTGCGGGCACGGAGGACGAAGCTTGAAGCAGGGTCTGAGACTAGAGGAGAACCCGAGGGGTGGGGGGCGTGCAGGCAGTGGCTGGTGCCCAGAAAGTGGGGGATGGGGGGTGTCAGTCAGTCcgtccctcctccccactccccgcccCCTACCCTGTCTTGCGTCTGTGTGCAGGTCTGCTGGTCACAGCGGGGCACCTCGAGGAGAGGACGACTAGAAGCACACGGCCCGGAAAGGTCCAGGTCAGGGAAGGGGTACGCAGTGGACCGGGACTGGGGCGCGAGGGTGGACGCCGAAAGGCATGGAGTCTGCAGGCCGCACTGTCCCGCCAGTCACTGCGGGCGAGGCCTGTAGCAAAGCCTGCTGGGAAAATGGTGGGCTTTCGGGAAGGAGGGGGCGACCGGGAAGCGGCGGAGTCGGGAGAGCCGGAGAGCCTCTGGGAAAGCGCAAGGTTGAGGGCCTGGGCCCCGAATCAGGAAAAGGCAGGTATTGGAACCCACGGTTTGGGTGTTAGTCCAGTCACTTAGTATTCTGACTCTATTCTGCCTTTCTTGTCTCCTAAGAATAACTGTGCTTGAAGAAGAAAATTCCCAACATGGACAAACCAcgcaaagaaaatgaagaagagccGCAGAGCGCGCCCAAGACCGATGAGGAGAGGCCTCCGGTGGAGCACTCTCCCGAAAAGCAGTCCCTCGAGGAGCAGTCTTCGGAGGAGCAGTCCTCGGAGGAGGAGTTCTTTCCTGAGGAGCTCCTGCCTGAGCTCCTGCCTGAGATGCTTCTCTCGGAGGAGCGCCCTCCGCAGGAGGGCCTTTCCAGGAAGGACCTGTTTGAGGGGCGCCCTCCCATGGAGCAGCCTCCTTGTGGAGTAGGAAAACATAAGCTTGAAGAAGGAAGCTTTAAAGAAAGGTTGGCTCGTTCTCGCCCGCAATTTAGAGGGGACATACATGGCAGAAATTTAAGCAATGAGGAGATGATACAGGCAGCAGATGAGCTAGAAGAGATGAAAAGAGTAAGAAACAAACTGATGATAATGCATTGGAAGGCAAAACGGAGCCGTCCTTATCCTATTTAATGTGTTCGCCCTTTAATTCTGTTTTGCCTGCTAATAGTATTGCCATTGCCACCTGGACTTTCTGTGCGTTTTCTTAATGCCTTTTCCCATATTctgaattttaactttttgtgaGGATTTATTTTAGATGTTTAGCTTGTAACTCGCTTAAAGTTGGGGTTTCCCCCTAAAATTTACAAGTTTCCCTCTTTCAATCATAAGTCCTATACATTTGCATGAAAGATGTACATTATATATTGTGAAACGAAAAAAGCAATTTTCAAATGGTATATATTGTAtcccatttttgtaaaaaatgtatatttatatattaatatgcaaagaaaaaacaaagtatatACTTCAAAGGTATAACAGTGGTTGTGTGGTAAGATaataggtgatttttaaaaattttgctttatctgaatttctcattttttcaagACAAACATTTTACTTGTGTtgcaaaaatatataatgaaaaaatcaCCCAATTTTGAAAAAAACTGTCAATCAGCTTATAAAGACAATGtggcacttaataaatacttgtcagaacttaaaaaaaaagtgaatcctatgtttttttctgaatctCTTAGGCACAAATATAAGCCAGATATTGATTATATTTAATAGTCATTTTGTTCTCATTTAAATAGGAATAATACTTGCTTTACAGTGCTGCTGTGGGACCGGATGAGAAAAAGATTGTGTGAGCTGTGTTTGGGGTCGTTATTCCACCTGCACAGGCAGGACCCCAACCCCTATAGATTCCCTGCAGACATAGGCAGGGTACCCAAAGGAGATCTCACTTGTGCTCACAAACAATTCCGGTGAGATTCCAAGTGAGTGCCACATTCTATTCATGTCCTGCTGTACTCTCAGATTCTTACAGTATCTGCTAGGCACTGCTGCTCCTTCTCCTGGGTCCTGATCCTTCCACTGGCTCTCATCCCTGCTGACATGCTGGAGTGCTTAAGGTACAAAGCCTCACTGATTGCTCTGGAGTCCCTGTTGGGCCCAAGCTGAATTGTATCTCCTGCAGATATATGAATGCCCTTTTTCCAGCTTTGATATTGCACTTAGCTAGGAGGCTACCATCCCAATGCTGCTTAGACCtcaatgtctttaaaaaatgcttagtaaaatagttcttcctttttttttttttttttttttttccatttagaacCTTCCTCTTCTCCATTGGACTCAAACATGAGTCCACCTTTTCTCCACCTGACTCAAACATGATTCCACTAGGTCCTGGGCTAGGAGACAAAATTAATGAGCCAGACACCATACTATGTACTCAGAATTGGAACTTCCCTCCCAAACATCCAAGGATAACTATCATTTTAATTGTCTAACTGGCCTTAGGGTGAGTTCTCTCTCAGGGGCTTCTGGCAAGCTTGCCTTGCCAATTCAGCTGACTTGCTCAAGTTGTATAAATTGAAGTTGAAGATAATGCTTAGGCTCAAACTAGGACATTCCCCTTCTACACTGCTCCATATCAGCAAGACACATGCAAAACTACTTTCTACAACattaaaatactatatatgtatatgtatataaacatagatATGATTTCTCTATTAAGCTACCTTTATAAATCCtaagattttgttttattgatcctGTTAGTGCTAGAAATACAGAGAGTGgttaataatgattaaaaattatgACCCAGTCATGAACTCTGAGATTCCCTTTGATTGACTATATAAGCTTTACTGTGTTGACTTCTCTAGAGCTATGATTTGCAGTTCCAAAAGGAACATGGTGAAGAAGGGATTGTTAACCGAAATtcaacatta harbors:
- the TCEAL1 gene encoding transcription elongation factor A protein-like 1 isoform X1, with the translated sequence MDKPRKENEEEPQSAPKTDEERPPVEHSPEKQSLEEQSSEEQSSEEEFFPEELLPELLPEMLLSEERPPQEGLSRKDLFEGRPPMEQPPCGVGKHKLEEGSFKERLARSRPQFRGDIHGRNLSNEEMIQAADELEEMKRVRNKLMIMHWKAKRSRPYPI